The proteins below are encoded in one region of bacterium:
- a CDS encoding PaeR7I family type II restriction endonuclease, translating to MDRLDSKVRAAVRQFWETRQRQAMAQGHKTGQKDYGNRSAVTGGKHIDGFVQLMAGLLKDSELPAEAIHVGKKHKIVPGWFRPAKEWDLVALVDGTLLAVVEFKSQIGSFGNNFNNRTEEAIGSATDLLLAYRQGAFTGSPRPWTGYFMLLEDSPKSRTPVSLQQPHFPVFREFHGTSYAERYRILCEKLVRERLYDAACLLLSNAKDGLRGAYSEPSAEVGFRNFAASLTAHALAYARIRRK from the coding sequence ATGGATCGTCTGGACAGCAAAGTTCGGGCTGCCGTTCGTCAGTTCTGGGAGACGCGCCAGAGGCAGGCAATGGCACAAGGACACAAGACAGGTCAGAAGGACTACGGCAACCGTAGCGCAGTAACCGGCGGCAAGCATATTGATGGCTTTGTCCAGCTCATGGCCGGCTTGTTGAAGGACAGCGAACTGCCTGCGGAAGCCATTCACGTTGGCAAGAAACACAAAATTGTCCCAGGCTGGTTTCGGCCCGCAAAGGAATGGGACCTCGTTGCTCTGGTGGACGGCACACTTCTGGCGGTCGTGGAGTTCAAATCGCAGATCGGTTCATTCGGTAACAACTTCAATAATCGAACTGAAGAGGCGATCGGCAGCGCAACTGATCTACTCCTGGCTTACCGGCAGGGAGCATTCACAGGCTCACCGCGCCCCTGGACCGGTTACTTTATGTTGCTCGAGGACTCGCCGAAATCCAGGACTCCGGTCAGCCTGCAACAACCGCACTTCCCAGTATTCCGAGAGTTCCACGGCACCTCATACGCCGAGCGCTACCGCATCCTTTGTGAGAAGCTTGTTCGAGAACGGCTCTACGACGCAGCCTGTCTTTTATTATCCAACGCAAAAGATGGTCTGCGGGGAGCGTACAGCGAACCCTCTGCAGAGGTAGGATTTCGTAACTTTGCAGCGTCATTGACTGCGCATGCTTTGGCGTATGCGAGAATCCGCCGGAAATAG
- a CDS encoding site-specific DNA-methyltransferase, protein MDFLDPESVHLVICSPPYWTLKEYRKSNGQLGEVADYEEFLTELDYVWSHCYRALVPGGRLIIVVGDVCLSRRRNKGRHTVVPLHASIQEHCRKLGFDNLQGIFWHKIANAAYEVENGSGFLGKPYEPNAVIKNDVEYILMQRKPGGYRSPSLATRVMSVIPEKNYQKWFRLIWDDVPGASTRNHPAPYPIELAERLIRMFSFVGDTVLDPFMGTGTTNIAAARCGRNSIGVEVDPHYWRMASGLIEQATQSLFSEVTLNFHRE, encoded by the coding sequence ATGGATTTCCTCGATCCGGAGAGTGTTCATCTTGTGATCTGTTCTCCACCGTACTGGACACTCAAAGAATACAGAAAATCAAATGGTCAACTCGGTGAGGTAGCAGACTATGAGGAGTTTTTGACAGAGCTTGACTACGTTTGGTCCCATTGTTACCGAGCCTTGGTGCCCGGGGGCCGGCTCATCATCGTGGTTGGTGATGTTTGCCTGTCCCGGCGGCGGAACAAAGGCCGGCACACGGTCGTTCCGCTCCACGCTTCCATCCAGGAGCATTGCCGAAAGCTTGGGTTTGACAACCTGCAGGGCATTTTCTGGCACAAGATCGCCAACGCCGCATATGAAGTCGAGAATGGCTCTGGCTTCCTGGGGAAGCCATACGAACCCAACGCGGTCATCAAGAATGACGTTGAATACATCTTGATGCAGCGGAAGCCGGGAGGATACCGAAGCCCGTCGCTGGCGACGCGCGTCATGAGTGTCATTCCTGAGAAAAACTATCAAAAGTGGTTCCGGCTGATTTGGGATGATGTGCCGGGTGCGTCAACCAGGAACCATCCCGCACCCTATCCAATCGAGCTGGCGGAGAGGCTGATTCGAATGTTCAGCTTTGTTGGTGATACGGTGCTCGACCCATTCATGGGAACGGGCACGACCAACATCGCGGCAGCGCGCTGCGGTCGCAATAGCATTGGCGTCGAGGTTGATCCCCACTATTGGCGAATGGCCTCCGGCTTGATCGAGCAAGCGACGCAGAGTCTTTTCAGCGAGGTGACGCTCAATTTTCATCGGGAATAG
- the pyk gene encoding pyruvate kinase, with product MCTIGPASATAEQIAGLIEAGMNVARLNFSHGDHDGHQQRISLIRAAAGAGRQPVAILQDLAGPKIRIGALAAPVTLQEGATFTLTNRTVSGDEREVAISLADLPEQVQVGDAILLADGALELRVLQADRHDITCRVINGGRLTSHKGINLPKRSLRVRGLTQKDKDDLRFGLQAGVDCVAMSFVRQAADIEELRELMQQCGRVVPIIAKIEKHEALENIEAIIAVSDGLMVARGDLAVETALERVPLVQKNLIEKCNQLGKPVITATQMLKSMVESPRPTRAEAADVANAVFDGTDAVMLSEETAVGEYPLETVRVMDRILRAAETRLAVKNWLPVERTRGEVTVPAAISHAVAAIAADLKVAAILTPTQSGATARMIARYRPAVPIIAISPVLATARQLAQVWGVYPVFLEREYEHTDALIEKCKEIALAHGLVQPGEKVVIAAGLPPGATSKTNLLKVEVVE from the coding sequence GTGTGCACAATTGGTCCGGCGAGTGCAACGGCGGAACAGATCGCCGGCTTGATCGAGGCCGGCATGAACGTGGCGCGCTTGAATTTTTCGCATGGCGATCATGACGGCCATCAACAGCGCATCAGTTTGATTCGCGCCGCCGCCGGCGCCGGCCGGCAGCCGGTGGCGATTCTGCAAGACCTGGCCGGCCCGAAGATCCGCATCGGCGCGCTGGCCGCGCCGGTGACGCTGCAGGAAGGTGCAACCTTCACGCTCACCAACCGCACCGTTAGCGGCGACGAGCGGGAAGTCGCGATTTCGCTGGCGGACCTGCCGGAACAGGTGCAGGTGGGTGACGCGATTTTGCTCGCCGACGGCGCCCTCGAGCTGCGCGTGTTGCAGGCCGATCGGCATGACATCACCTGCCGCGTCATCAACGGCGGCCGGCTGACTTCCCACAAGGGCATCAATCTGCCCAAACGCTCGTTGCGCGTGCGCGGCTTGACGCAGAAGGACAAGGACGATTTGCGCTTCGGCCTGCAAGCCGGAGTCGATTGCGTGGCAATGTCTTTCGTGCGGCAGGCGGCCGACATTGAGGAGTTGCGTGAGCTGATGCAGCAATGCGGCCGCGTTGTTCCAATCATCGCCAAGATCGAAAAGCACGAAGCGCTGGAGAACATCGAAGCGATCATCGCGGTGAGTGACGGCTTGATGGTGGCGCGCGGCGACTTGGCGGTGGAAACCGCGCTCGAGCGCGTGCCGCTGGTGCAGAAGAATCTGATCGAGAAATGCAACCAGCTCGGCAAGCCGGTGATCACCGCCACGCAGATGTTGAAGTCCATGGTCGAGAGTCCCCGCCCCACGCGCGCCGAAGCGGCCGACGTGGCCAATGCCGTGTTCGATGGCACCGATGCCGTCATGCTTTCGGAGGAGACGGCCGTGGGCGAGTATCCGCTGGAGACGGTGCGGGTGATGGATCGTATTCTGCGCGCCGCGGAAACGCGTCTGGCCGTCAAGAACTGGCTGCCGGTGGAACGCACGCGCGGCGAAGTGACGGTGCCGGCGGCGATCAGCCACGCGGTGGCGGCCATCGCCGCGGATTTGAAGGTGGCGGCCATTCTCACGCCGACGCAATCGGGCGCGACCGCGCGCATGATCGCGCGTTACCGGCCCGCGGTGCCGATCATTGCGATCAGTCCGGTGCTGGCCACCGCCCGGCAATTGGCGCAGGTGTGGGGTGTTTATCCCGTCTTTCTCGAGCGAGAATATGAGCACACCGACGCGTTGATCGAGAAGTGCAAGGAAATCGCGCTGGCGCACGGCCTGGTCCAGCCGGGCGAGAAGGTGGTGATTGCCGCCGGCCTGCCGCCGGGTGCGACCAGCAAAACGAATCTGTTGAAGGTGGAAGTGGTGGAGTAG
- a CDS encoding alkaline phosphatase yields MHKQCAAVLAILLLAGSLWAGAPAERPPKNIILFIGDGMGVAQVTAGKTAKGTLQLEQCTSGGLLTTHSAESYVTDSAASATALAAGVKTYNKAIGVDLNKRPVKTMLEYAAEKGKATGLVATCAITHATPASFAAHVDDRNKYYDIAAQLAQAPVDVMLGGGWSHFAPKSQSGGQREDEQDLWAVLAKDRVAIRTLAEFQKLATPKRLVGLFEPVHLPKADKREVTLPAMTRKAIAILSQNRNGFFLMVEGSQIDWSSHDNDSEGVVMEMVDFDDAIGAGLEFAKSNKETLVVVTADHETGGYTLLDGSISEKKVTKTAFTTGGHSGVMVPIFAFGPGSAAFGGIHDNTFVGKKLIEFVTQ; encoded by the coding sequence ATGCACAAGCAATGCGCTGCAGTTCTGGCAATTCTGTTGTTGGCCGGGTCTCTGTGGGCCGGCGCACCGGCGGAACGTCCGCCCAAGAACATCATTCTCTTCATCGGCGACGGCATGGGCGTCGCCCAGGTAACCGCCGGCAAAACGGCCAAAGGCACGCTTCAACTAGAACAATGCACTTCCGGCGGCTTGCTGACAACTCACTCCGCCGAATCCTATGTGACGGATTCCGCGGCCAGCGCCACCGCGCTGGCGGCCGGCGTCAAAACCTACAACAAGGCCATCGGGGTCGATCTGAACAAACGGCCGGTGAAAACCATGTTGGAATATGCCGCGGAAAAAGGTAAAGCCACCGGGCTGGTGGCGACCTGCGCGATCACCCACGCCACGCCTGCTTCCTTTGCCGCGCACGTCGACGACCGCAATAAGTATTACGACATTGCCGCGCAGCTCGCCCAAGCGCCGGTTGACGTTATGCTGGGCGGCGGCTGGAGTCATTTCGCCCCCAAATCACAAAGCGGCGGACAGCGCGAAGACGAACAGGATTTGTGGGCAGTGCTGGCCAAAGACCGCGTCGCGATCCGTACGCTCGCGGAGTTTCAGAAGCTGGCCACGCCCAAGAGACTCGTGGGCCTGTTTGAGCCGGTGCATCTGCCCAAAGCGGACAAGCGCGAAGTCACGCTGCCCGCGATGACCCGCAAAGCGATCGCCATCCTCTCGCAAAATCGCAACGGCTTTTTTCTGATGGTGGAAGGCTCGCAAATCGACTGGAGCAGCCACGACAATGACAGTGAAGGCGTCGTCATGGAGATGGTGGATTTCGATGACGCCATCGGCGCCGGGCTGGAGTTTGCCAAAAGCAACAAGGAAACCCTCGTCGTCGTGACGGCCGATCATGAGACGGGCGGCTACACTCTGCTGGACGGTTCGATCAGCGAGAAGAAAGTCACCAAGACCGCCTTTACCACCGGCGGCCATTCCGGTGTGATGGTGCCGATCTTCGCCTTTGGCCCGGGCAGCGCGGCGTTTGGCGGCATTCACGACAATACTTTTGTGGGGAAGAAACTGATTGAGTTCGTGACGCAATAG
- a CDS encoding OmpA family protein, with the protein MTVLQKCRGWWRFLLFPLANLLAQPLPRPPIDWTTYDYMPGHQVLFFDDFSGDRPGEPPGAWSVLPQNAKVRVLEVNQQSWLHAQEQATLAPLELKLPPQFTVEMDFNVTLQGYSGRYRLDFIGATEEDWLSLTLEPPSFFFSMSSGLTSEKNIDLTNGPHHLAVQVDGSSLRCYVDDERVINIPKSSDFKAGRLELFLAGADEEDASDDKCWFTNFTVAAGPAPLSNQLSSSGKIVAYGISFEPGKATILPRSTPTLKQFADLLRADATLNFSVECHDNELPSESDNVKLSQARAEALKDHLIAQYKIAEQQLSTKGWGETRPLSDANTVEGKKVNQRVEFIRK; encoded by the coding sequence ATGACTGTTTTGCAGAAATGCCGCGGCTGGTGGCGGTTCCTGCTGTTTCCTCTTGCCAACCTTTTGGCCCAGCCGCTGCCCCGCCCGCCGATTGATTGGACCACCTACGATTACATGCCCGGTCATCAGGTTTTGTTTTTCGACGATTTCTCCGGCGACCGGCCCGGCGAGCCGCCCGGCGCCTGGTCCGTGCTCCCACAGAACGCCAAAGTGCGCGTGCTCGAGGTCAACCAGCAATCCTGGCTGCATGCCCAGGAGCAGGCGACGCTCGCTCCGCTCGAGCTCAAGCTGCCGCCGCAATTCACCGTCGAGATGGACTTCAATGTCACGCTGCAAGGTTACAGCGGCCGCTACCGGCTGGACTTCATCGGCGCGACGGAAGAAGACTGGCTCTCGCTCACGCTCGAACCGCCTTCCTTTTTCTTCAGCATGTCTTCCGGCCTGACCTCGGAAAAGAACATCGATCTTACCAACGGCCCGCACCATCTCGCCGTGCAGGTGGATGGCAGTAGCCTGAGATGTTATGTGGACGACGAGCGCGTCATCAATATTCCCAAAAGCAGCGATTTCAAGGCCGGCCGCCTGGAGCTTTTTCTCGCCGGCGCGGATGAAGAAGACGCGAGCGACGACAAGTGCTGGTTCACCAATTTCACCGTTGCTGCCGGCCCGGCGCCGCTCTCGAACCAGCTCAGCAGCTCGGGCAAGATCGTGGCCTATGGCATCTCGTTCGAGCCGGGCAAGGCCACCATTCTGCCGCGCTCCACCCCCACGCTCAAACAGTTTGCCGACCTGTTGCGCGCCGATGCCACTCTGAATTTTTCCGTTGAATGCCACGACAACGAACTGCCCTCGGAAAGCGACAACGTCAAGCTGTCACAGGCGCGCGCCGAGGCGCTCAAAGATCATCTCATCGCGCAATACAAGATTGCCGAGCAGCAGCTCAGCACCAAAGGCTGGGGCGAGACCCGGCCGCTCAGCGATGCCAATACCGTCGAGGGCAAGAAGGTGAACCAGCGCGTTGAGTTTATTCGCAAATGA
- a CDS encoding PTS sugar transporter subunit IIA produces MRLSEYLSESLILLDLNTESKTEAFRAMVSTLAHENMISEPHTFLKEVIAREEIEPTCVGHGIALPHARTQCVDRPVIIIARTKRGIPFTPIPKDRVHLIFMMGTPADAPNLYLQLLSQLCRLLHNGAFREQLLTATTSQEVLQLLSQEPECANMSLAAA; encoded by the coding sequence ATGCGGTTATCCGAATATCTTTCCGAAAGTCTGATCCTGCTGGATTTGAACACCGAAAGCAAAACCGAAGCTTTCCGCGCCATGGTTTCGACGCTGGCGCACGAAAACATGATCAGCGAGCCCCACACCTTTCTCAAGGAAGTGATCGCGCGCGAAGAGATCGAACCGACCTGTGTCGGGCACGGTATTGCCCTACCCCATGCCCGCACGCAATGCGTCGATCGCCCTGTCATTATCATCGCGCGCACCAAACGCGGCATCCCCTTTACGCCCATTCCAAAAGATCGCGTTCATCTAATCTTCATGATGGGCACGCCGGCCGACGCCCCCAACCTTTATCTGCAACTGCTCTCTCAGCTTTGCCGCCTCCTTCATAACGGCGCCTTTCGCGAACAACTCTTGACCGCCACCACTTCCCAGGAAGTTCTGCAACTTTTGAGTCAAGAGCCGGAGTGCGCGAACATGAGCCTGGCCGCGGCTTGA
- a CDS encoding MBL fold metallo-hydrolase yields the protein MLFRLLYDDRLAQAAYLIGCQRSGEALVIDPERDVERYRDAAAREGLRLTAITETHIHADFLSGCRELAEVTGATLYLSDEGDADWKYQWLQHKSGGGSYQHQLLKHGDTFKVGNILIQALHTPGHTPEHLSFLVTDLGSGANEPMGIATGDFVFVGDVGRPDLLETAAGQAGMKEKSARTLYQSLQEFKKLPDYLQLWPGHGAGSACGKALGAVPQSTVGYEKRYNASLAYATDENRFVAAILEGQSEPPFYFARMKRDNKLGPPLLGRWPVPEKLDAQALRRLDGRAVAIIDTRPWTEFRAGHLTGALHAPFNNAFLTLTGSYVLSGVPIYLIIAAERVTEAVTALIRIGLDEVAGYATPETLAALQAGGDRLVSTTEIEAQELQRRLAQQDLFVLDVRAGFEYELGHLPGAVNIAHTRLLGHLEEIPRQKPVLVHCQVGSRSRPAAALLERQGFQVIHLARGYHSWVQAGGETA from the coding sequence ATGCTGTTTCGTCTGCTGTACGACGACCGGCTGGCGCAGGCGGCGTATTTGATCGGCTGTCAGCGCAGCGGCGAAGCGCTGGTGATCGATCCCGAGCGCGATGTCGAGCGTTACCGTGACGCCGCGGCCCGGGAGGGTCTGCGCCTCACCGCCATCACAGAAACCCACATTCATGCGGATTTTCTCTCCGGCTGCCGCGAACTTGCCGAGGTGACGGGCGCGACGCTTTACCTCTCCGATGAAGGCGACGCGGATTGGAAATATCAATGGCTGCAGCACAAATCCGGCGGCGGCAGCTATCAACATCAATTGCTCAAACACGGCGACACGTTCAAAGTCGGCAACATTCTCATACAAGCCTTGCACACGCCCGGCCACACGCCCGAACATCTGAGTTTTTTGGTGACGGACTTGGGCAGCGGCGCCAACGAACCCATGGGCATTGCCACCGGCGATTTTGTGTTTGTCGGTGATGTCGGCCGGCCGGACTTGCTGGAAACCGCGGCCGGCCAGGCCGGCATGAAGGAGAAGTCCGCGCGTACGCTCTATCAGTCGCTGCAGGAATTCAAGAAGCTGCCCGATTATCTGCAACTGTGGCCGGGTCACGGCGCCGGCAGCGCCTGCGGCAAAGCGCTGGGCGCAGTGCCGCAATCCACGGTCGGCTACGAAAAGCGCTACAACGCCTCGCTCGCCTATGCCACCGACGAAAACCGCTTTGTCGCGGCTATTCTCGAGGGCCAGAGTGAACCGCCCTTCTATTTTGCACGCATGAAACGCGACAACAAACTTGGCCCGCCGCTGCTCGGCCGGTGGCCCGTGCCTGAGAAACTGGACGCCCAAGCCTTGCGCCGCCTGGACGGCCGCGCAGTCGCCATTATTGACACGCGGCCGTGGACGGAGTTTCGCGCCGGCCACCTCACGGGCGCCTTGCACGCACCGTTCAACAATGCCTTTCTCACCCTCACGGGTTCCTATGTTTTGTCGGGTGTGCCGATCTACTTGATCATTGCCGCGGAGCGCGTGACCGAAGCAGTGACGGCGCTCATTCGCATCGGCCTGGATGAGGTCGCCGGCTATGCCACGCCGGAAACGCTCGCCGCATTGCAGGCAGGCGGCGACAGACTCGTTTCCACCACCGAGATCGAAGCTCAGGAATTGCAGCGCCGCCTGGCGCAGCAGGACTTGTTCGTGCTCGATGTGCGCGCCGGCTTCGAATATGAACTCGGCCATTTGCCGGGCGCGGTAAACATTGCGCATACCCGTTTGCTCGGCCATCTCGAGGAAATTCCCCGGCAGAAGCCGGTGCTGGTGCATTGCCAGGTTGGCTCGCGTTCCCGGCCGGCGGCCGCGCTGTTGGAGCGCCAGGGCTTTCAAGTGATCCATCTCGCGCGCGGCTACCACAGTTGGGTGCAGGCCGGCGGCGAGACGGCGTGA
- a CDS encoding NACHT domain-containing protein — protein MIEDVLGAIFKEAAKAGQWLIEKNKELDYTGAAARRYAAHLEERYNTVRVFGMDKPLPLREIFVRVNVLEKITARQRISIDDLRSQFESNRRSFGTAIKTMDGLAVANELAKFIVLGKPGSGKTTFLKFLALQSLDGRLKQKRLPIFVGIRDFADSGKTLFEFINSQFDLCHLPNAVPFVTRILNRGKCQILLDGLDEVNTERRDEVIKEIYDFTEKYSNNQIVLSCRIAAYNHWFDKFNDVEIADFNETQMRNFVHNWFRGEPEVVEQCWRKLNENRRIQELGTNPLLLTLLCLSFNEAMDFPQNRAELYREAIHAFLKKWDSSRRIKRDEILYRGLTAMRKESLFARIAAAAFENDEYFFPQRNLELWILDFVRHLPRVRREAPEPDGEALLKEIEAQHGIFVERASRIYSFAHLTFQEYFTARYLVDNAAKGTIQKLVEHHLIDDRWREIFLLTAEMLDDASQLLLLIDQKCQAIGLNTTVTKYLEASNEVVKASSPYPPPINRALALFKILDHTLQILLVRESNQRSLLTQARELASELAVGIAYELIGTAAIHSTLNWDYAFENAKAHSFAVAFNYDTELVATELISFLKANVILIECLNTECCVSESVRQGVVDGLLSSSRFQHPESRLRQQGLGHALP, from the coding sequence ATGATCGAAGACGTTCTTGGGGCTATCTTCAAGGAAGCGGCCAAAGCTGGGCAGTGGCTGATTGAGAAAAACAAAGAGCTGGATTACACCGGCGCTGCTGCCAGGCGCTACGCTGCTCATTTGGAAGAACGCTACAATACCGTCCGTGTTTTTGGCATGGACAAACCCTTGCCGCTGCGCGAAATTTTTGTCAGAGTGAACGTTCTCGAAAAGATCACCGCGCGGCAACGAATCTCCATTGATGACCTGCGCAGCCAGTTTGAAAGCAACCGCCGCAGCTTCGGGACTGCAATCAAAACGATGGACGGCCTCGCGGTTGCCAATGAGCTGGCCAAGTTCATCGTCCTGGGCAAGCCGGGTTCAGGCAAGACTACCTTTCTGAAGTTCCTGGCCCTGCAGAGTCTGGATGGCAGACTCAAACAAAAACGCCTTCCCATTTTTGTTGGAATCCGGGACTTTGCCGATTCCGGCAAGACGCTCTTTGAATTCATTAATTCCCAGTTTGACCTCTGCCATTTGCCCAATGCTGTGCCCTTTGTCACTCGAATTCTAAACCGGGGCAAATGCCAGATTCTCCTGGATGGCCTGGACGAAGTGAATACCGAAAGAAGAGATGAAGTCATCAAGGAGATTTATGATTTCACTGAAAAATACAGCAACAACCAGATCGTTCTAAGTTGCAGAATTGCGGCGTACAACCATTGGTTTGACAAGTTCAACGACGTTGAGATCGCAGATTTCAACGAAACGCAAATGCGCAACTTCGTCCATAATTGGTTCAGGGGAGAACCGGAGGTTGTTGAACAATGCTGGCGAAAACTGAATGAGAACCGGCGCATCCAGGAACTGGGCACAAATCCGCTTCTGCTGACGTTGCTGTGCCTATCCTTCAATGAAGCCATGGATTTTCCGCAGAACCGGGCGGAGCTTTACCGGGAGGCCATTCACGCATTCCTGAAAAAATGGGACAGCAGCAGGAGGATCAAACGGGATGAAATACTGTATCGCGGTCTCACCGCCATGCGCAAAGAATCCCTGTTTGCGAGAATTGCTGCAGCGGCATTTGAAAATGATGAATACTTTTTCCCGCAGCGCAACCTGGAGCTGTGGATACTCGATTTCGTCAGACATCTGCCGCGCGTCAGGCGGGAGGCGCCCGAACCCGATGGCGAAGCTTTGCTCAAGGAAATTGAAGCACAGCACGGTATTTTTGTCGAACGGGCCAGCCGCATTTATTCCTTTGCCCACTTGACCTTTCAGGAGTATTTCACTGCAAGATACCTCGTCGATAACGCCGCCAAGGGAACCATTCAAAAACTGGTCGAACATCACCTGATCGACGATCGCTGGCGGGAGATTTTTCTGCTGACGGCAGAAATGCTGGATGATGCAAGCCAGTTGCTGCTGCTCATCGATCAGAAATGCCAAGCCATCGGGTTGAACACCACCGTAACAAAGTACCTGGAAGCAAGCAACGAAGTCGTGAAGGCCTCTTCACCTTATCCGCCGCCGATCAACCGGGCATTGGCGCTTTTCAAAATTCTGGATCACACCCTGCAGATTCTCCTCGTCAGGGAGTCAAACCAGCGCAGCCTTCTCACGCAAGCGCGGGAGCTGGCGTCTGAGCTGGCGGTTGGCATTGCCTATGAACTTATCGGCACTGCGGCCATTCACAGCACGCTAAATTGGGATTACGCATTTGAAAACGCCAAAGCCCATTCATTCGCGGTGGCCTTCAACTACGACACCGAACTCGTTGCTACTGAGTTGATCTCTTTTCTCAAGGCGAATGTCATTCTGATCGAATGCTTGAACACCGAGTGTTGTGTTTCAGAATCTGTGAGACAGGGGGTTGTCGACGGTCTCTTGAGTTCTTCGCGGTTTCAACACCCAGAATCCCGGTTACGCCAGCAAGGTCTGGGCCATGCCCTGCCGTAA
- a CDS encoding SpoIIE family protein phosphatase, with protein MDTRILQRIRENLQRQRQNLLEWWQAAPSAKKKIRVGPLEETSVQAHLQRLEEALAKAENQTLGLCEVCHEYIEADRLEMDFTACVCIDHYSAEQRRELEAELELSHKVQKALLPQEIPHVPGLQLAAFSQPAAIVGGDYFDFFHFRDGAPGLAVADVMGKGVPASMLMANLQAALRILVPESDGPAAVIRRLNRLFCHNVHLIKFITIFLARFEAGRRVLAYCNAGHNPPLLLRGLEQAGPPLQWLQPTGAAIGLAESFDYREETVALAPRDAFVLYTDGITEAMNQMQVEFGEERLAQTAAQFRHSSPQDLIRHVRLALRDFTGRNGFADDVTIVAGKVE; from the coding sequence ATGGACACCCGCATTCTACAGCGCATTCGCGAAAACCTGCAGCGCCAGCGCCAAAACCTGCTGGAATGGTGGCAGGCCGCGCCTAGCGCCAAGAAAAAAATCCGCGTCGGCCCGCTCGAGGAAACCTCGGTACAGGCGCATCTCCAACGCCTGGAAGAAGCGCTCGCCAAAGCCGAGAATCAAACCCTCGGCCTGTGCGAAGTCTGTCACGAATACATCGAAGCCGACCGGCTGGAGATGGACTTCACCGCCTGTGTGTGTATCGATCACTACTCCGCCGAACAACGCCGTGAGCTCGAAGCCGAACTCGAACTTTCGCACAAAGTGCAGAAGGCGCTGCTGCCTCAGGAGATTCCCCATGTTCCCGGCCTGCAACTCGCGGCCTTCAGCCAACCCGCGGCCATTGTCGGCGGAGACTACTTCGACTTCTTTCACTTCCGCGACGGCGCGCCCGGTCTGGCGGTTGCCGATGTCATGGGCAAGGGCGTACCCGCCAGCATGTTGATGGCCAATCTGCAGGCGGCCTTGCGCATTCTCGTGCCGGAAAGCGACGGACCGGCGGCGGTGATCAGGCGGCTGAACCGGCTGTTCTGCCACAACGTGCATTTGATCAAGTTCATCACCATCTTTTTGGCGCGCTTCGAGGCCGGCCGCCGGGTGCTGGCATATTGCAACGCCGGCCACAATCCGCCATTGCTGCTGCGCGGCCTGGAGCAAGCCGGCCCGCCGCTGCAATGGCTGCAACCCACCGGCGCCGCCATCGGCCTGGCAGAGAGTTTCGACTACCGCGAGGAAACCGTCGCGCTTGCCCCGCGGGACGCCTTCGTGCTGTACACCGACGGCATCACCGAGGCCATGAATCAAATGCAGGTGGAATTCGGCGAAGAACGGCTGGCGCAAACCGCGGCGCAGTTTCGCCACTCCTCGCCGCAGGACTTGATCCGGCACGTGCGCCTGGCTTTGCGCGACTTCACCGGCAGGAATGGCTTTGCCGATGATGTGACCATCGTGGCGGGCAAGGTCGAATAA